The DNA region CGGTCTTTGATCATTTGCGGCTGCTAGGATTTGCGCATTGGTATGGGCATCCAAGTAGCTTTGCAATTGACTGCTGTTAGAGGCCTCTAACGTAATGTCACAAGGTAAATCAGAGCCTTGTCCACAATCCGGATTATTGGGATTGGTCGTACTCCAATTACTAGCGGTTTTCATACCGGAAGCAGATGTTCCTAAAAAATACCAAGTCACGGCACTGCCTGTCAAGGGTGCAACACTTTTGTTTTTGAAAAATGCATAGGATATAGAAACGGCCATTAAGACTGCAATAAAAGCGAAAAGGGATTTTAATATATTCGTTTTCATGTTGAAATTTTTAACGATTAGAAAATTTATTTATCTTTCTCACAAGCCCTGTGACAATATTTATGGCCACAGGGCTATCTCGGTAAGAAACCTGCACTCCCTAAATAAGGAAAATGTATTGTATGTTTGGATCGTGACATAAACTGCTTTGTTTGTTAGGACAAATTTCCGCAGTGTGGAATTAGGAAAGGTGTTCTAAACAAAATACATCTCAATACCATATTACCATCTAATGAGTTGGTAATTAATACGATATGATTTAATTACTAACTGACCAATTTGTTAATTTAATTTATTGATGGTTTTTATACATCTGTGAAGGAGCAATGCCAAAGTGCTTTTTGAACTGTTTGTTGAATGATTGCGAAGAAGAAAAACCAAGTGTTCTTGCCACTTCTAGGGGCTTAAATTTATGTTGGATTAACCATTGCCGTGCAGTTTCCATTCTTTTGTCATTCCAGTAGGCTTGTGCACCACAACCCATTGTTTCGGCAAATACCTTACGGAATGTAGAAACGTTCATTGCTGATTTACGTGCCAGTTTGGCTGTTCCAGGATATTCGTCCAGATTTTCCGCCAAAAAAATGGCTGC from Rhizosphaericola mali includes:
- a CDS encoding DUF6520 family protein — its product is MKTNILKSLFAFIAVLMAVSISYAFFKNKSVAPLTGSAVTWYFLGTSASGMKTASNWSTTNPNNPDCGQGSDLPCDITLEASNSSQLQSYLDAHTNAQILAAANDQRPE